GTTGAACTAACATTAACATTTTCAATTACTTTTGCCGACACCTCTTCTATCTCAAAATCATACAGCTCACTTAACTCCTTCAACTCCTCTATACCACCTTCTCTATTTCTTCCAAAGTGATGGTCATATCCTATTATCAATTTTCGAATTCCAATCTTCTTTACAAGAACTTCCTTCACAAAATCGACAGAAGTCATCCTTGAAAATTCAATAGTAAATGGACATACAATTAAATGATCTATTTCTGAAGATTTAAGAATATCAATCTTTTCTTCCTGGGTGTTAATAAGCCTTAACTCATCATTATCCGGATATAATACTTTTCTCGGATGCGGATCAAAGGTCAAAACAACCGATTCACCATCCAAAACGCTACAACTTTTTTTAAGCTTACTCAATATTTTTTGATGTCCCACATGCAAGCCATCAAACGTTCCAATTGTGACGATCGGATTCTTGATTTTAGGGATACTGTTAAGGCTATTATAAAATTTCATCGAA
This genomic stretch from Flavobacteriales bacterium harbors:
- a CDS encoding bifunctional riboflavin kinase/FAD synthetase, which gives rise to MKFYNSLNSIPKIKNPIVTIGTFDGLHVGHQKILSKLKKSCSVLDGESVVLTFDPHPRKVLYPDNDELRLINTQEEKIDILKSSEIDHLIVCPFTIEFSRMTSVDFVKEVLVKKIGIRKLIIGYDHHFGRNREGGIEELKELSELYDFEIEEVSAKVIENVNVSSTKIRNALAEGRVNIVSEYLGYSYPLSGKVIEGDKIGASIGFPTANIGEIDVNKVIPGNGVYAVQVKVTGVWFKGMMNIGTRPTIGDSEKRIEVNIFDFDEQIYDQEIKVNFIRKLRDEMKFDDLEKLKSQLFLDKNMSLELL